The following are encoded in a window of Ferribacterium limneticum genomic DNA:
- a CDS encoding cytochrome b/b6 domain-containing protein, producing the protein MNSQRIRLWDLPTRLFHWLLALAVIAAIVSGQLGGKLIDLHGKIGLAIIGLIAFRIVWGFAGSTYARFAQFFPTPAKIKVYLKGEWRGVGHNPLGGLSVFSLIFLLTVQVLSGLFANDDIAFVGPLFELIDKSLSDRLSGIHELLSNVLIALVVLHVVAVAFHGHFKKDNLVKPMITGWKEGVSGESAKGGGMVALVVAVSIAGAVVYGASGAWLPEPPPLLPAVETPSW; encoded by the coding sequence ATGAACAGCCAACGAATTCGCCTCTGGGATCTGCCCACCCGCCTGTTTCACTGGCTGCTGGCGCTCGCCGTCATCGCGGCGATCGTCAGCGGACAACTGGGCGGCAAGCTGATCGACCTGCACGGCAAGATCGGGCTGGCGATCATCGGCCTGATCGCCTTTCGTATCGTCTGGGGCTTCGCCGGCTCGACCTATGCGCGCTTCGCCCAGTTCTTCCCGACGCCGGCCAAAATCAAGGTCTATCTGAAAGGCGAATGGCGCGGCGTGGGCCACAATCCGCTTGGCGGACTTTCCGTTTTTAGCCTTATTTTCCTGTTGACCGTACAAGTCCTCAGCGGCCTGTTCGCCAACGACGACATCGCCTTCGTCGGCCCTTTGTTTGAACTGATCGACAAGTCGCTGAGCGATCGCCTGAGCGGTATTCACGAACTGCTCTCCAATGTGCTGATCGCCCTCGTCGTCCTCCATGTTGTTGCCGTTGCCTTCCATGGTCACTTCAAGAAAGACAACCTGGTCAAGCCGATGATTACAGGCTGGAAGGAAGGGGTATCCGGCGAGTCAGCCAAGGGTGGCGGAATGGTCGCCTTGGTCGTTGCCGTGAGCATCGCTGGTGCAGTGGTCTATGGCGCCAGTGGGGCCTGGTTACCTGAGCCTCCACCCCTCCTGCCAGCGGTGGAAACGCCGAGCTGGTGA
- a CDS encoding NUDIX hydrolase — MVWKPHVTVAAVVQRDGKFLLVEEETEAGLAFNQPAGHLEEGESLLAAVAREALEETAYHFKPTHLVGVYNWTHPTKEDTTYLRFAFAGELRGYEADRPLDEGIVAARWLTLDEVKATQARHRSPLILQCIEDLIAGKQYPLDLLVHYD, encoded by the coding sequence ATGGTCTGGAAACCCCACGTTACTGTTGCCGCTGTTGTTCAGCGTGACGGCAAATTCCTGCTCGTCGAGGAAGAAACCGAGGCGGGGCTGGCCTTCAATCAGCCAGCCGGCCATCTTGAAGAGGGCGAGTCGCTGCTCGCTGCCGTGGCCCGCGAGGCGCTCGAAGAAACGGCCTACCACTTCAAGCCGACGCATCTGGTCGGCGTCTATAACTGGACGCATCCGACCAAGGAGGATACGACCTACCTGCGCTTCGCCTTCGCTGGCGAATTGCGCGGTTACGAGGCGGATCGCCCACTCGATGAGGGCATCGTCGCGGCGCGCTGGCTGACGCTCGATGAGGTCAAGGCGACACAGGCCCGCCATCGCAGCCCGCTGATCCTCCAGTGCATCGAGGATCTGATAGCCGGCAAGCAATATCCGCTCGACCTGCTCGTGCATTACGACTGA
- the mnmA gene encoding tRNA 2-thiouridine(34) synthase MnmA codes for MSEKTVVVGLSGGVDSSVAALLLKRQGWKVIGLFMKNWEDDDTEEYCSSRQDLIDVMSVADRIGIDVEVVNFAAEYRERVFAEFLSEYQAGRTPNPDILCNSEIKFKAFLDHAMQLGADKIATGHYAGVREFNGEYQLLKAEDGTKDQSYFLYRLNQAQLSKTLFPLADIYKREVRKIAEAEGLHVAAKKDSTGICFIGERPFKDFLSRYLPPKKGEIRRLDDGKVLGEHDGLMFHTMGQRKGLHIGGLKEKGQPGGGDHDAWFVVGKDMEKNVLYVVQGHDHPALLRGDLVAEQLSWVSAQAPHTHWVYTAKPRYRTADQPCEVERVDGESCEIRFAEPQWALTPGQSVVLYESRVCLGGGVIR; via the coding sequence ATGTCTGAAAAAACCGTGGTCGTCGGCTTGTCCGGCGGCGTTGATTCCTCCGTGGCAGCACTGCTGCTCAAGCGTCAGGGCTGGAAGGTGATCGGCCTGTTCATGAAGAACTGGGAAGACGACGACACCGAGGAATACTGCTCTTCGCGCCAGGATCTGATCGACGTGATGAGCGTCGCCGACCGCATCGGCATCGACGTCGAGGTGGTCAATTTCGCCGCCGAATACCGCGAGCGCGTATTCGCCGAGTTTCTCAGCGAATACCAGGCCGGGCGGACGCCAAACCCGGACATCCTGTGCAATTCCGAAATCAAGTTCAAGGCCTTCCTCGACCACGCCATGCAGCTTGGCGCCGACAAGATCGCCACCGGCCACTACGCCGGCGTGCGCGAATTCAACGGCGAATACCAGTTGCTCAAGGCCGAGGACGGGACCAAGGACCAGAGCTATTTCCTTTACCGCCTGAATCAGGCGCAACTGTCGAAAACGCTGTTTCCGCTGGCCGATATCTACAAACGCGAAGTGCGGAAGATCGCCGAGGCGGAAGGCTTGCATGTCGCGGCCAAGAAGGATTCGACCGGCATTTGCTTCATCGGCGAACGGCCGTTCAAGGATTTTCTCAGTCGTTACCTGCCGCCGAAAAAGGGCGAAATCCGCCGCCTCGACGATGGCAAGGTGCTCGGCGAGCACGATGGTCTGATGTTCCACACCATGGGCCAGCGCAAGGGCCTGCACATTGGCGGCCTGAAGGAAAAAGGCCAGCCCGGCGGCGGCGATCACGACGCCTGGTTCGTGGTTGGCAAGGACATGGAAAAGAACGTGCTCTACGTCGTCCAGGGCCACGATCACCCGGCCTTGCTGCGAGGCGATCTGGTCGCCGAGCAGCTGTCATGGGTGTCGGCGCAGGCGCCGCATACGCACTGGGTTTATACGGCCAAGCCGCGTTACCGGACAGCCGATCAGCCCTGTGAGGTCGAGCGGGTCGATGGCGAAAGCTGCGAAATCCGCTTTGCCGAGCCGCAGTGGGCGCTCACGCCGGGGCAGTCGGTGGTGCTCTACGAGAGTCGCGTCTGTCTCGGCGGCGGCGTTATCCGTTAA
- a CDS encoding glutathione S-transferase produces MKLIGSHTSPYVRKVRIVLAEKKIDYEFVIDSPWTEDSKVPDINPLGKVPVLVLDDHTPLFDSRVIVEYIDNVTPNNKLFPAPNRERTEVKRWEALADGVLDAAVSALLEGKRPKKEQSSGWIERQHGKVTRGLAFMAHELGDKSFCMGTHISMADIAVGTALGYLSFRFPTINWQENHPNLSKLYDKLMLRPPFADTVPHD; encoded by the coding sequence ATGAAGCTGATCGGCTCCCATACCAGCCCCTACGTACGCAAAGTGCGCATCGTGCTGGCCGAAAAAAAGATCGACTACGAATTCGTCATCGATTCACCGTGGACGGAAGATAGCAAGGTTCCCGACATCAACCCGCTGGGCAAAGTCCCGGTGCTGGTACTCGACGACCACACCCCGCTCTTCGACTCCCGCGTCATCGTCGAGTACATCGACAACGTCACGCCCAACAACAAGTTGTTCCCGGCGCCCAATCGCGAACGGACCGAAGTCAAGCGCTGGGAAGCCTTGGCTGACGGCGTGCTCGATGCGGCGGTCAGCGCCCTGCTCGAAGGCAAACGCCCGAAAAAGGAGCAGAGCTCTGGCTGGATAGAGCGCCAGCACGGCAAGGTGACGCGCGGCCTCGCCTTCATGGCACACGAACTCGGCGACAAGAGCTTCTGCATGGGCACCCACATTTCGATGGCCGATATCGCCGTCGGCACCGCCCTGGGTTATCTGAGCTTCCGTTTCCCCACCATCAACTGGCAGGAAAACCACCCGAACCTCAGCAAGCTCTACGACAAGCTGATGCTGCGCCCGCCCTTCGCGGATACCGTGCCGCACGACTGA
- the purB gene encoding adenylosuccinate lyase, with amino-acid sequence MTFNPLVALSPLDGRYAGKVDALREHFSEFGLIKARLKVEIEWLKALAAEPHFSEIAAFSPSTVAELDALVANFTVEQAAEVKAEEAVTNHDVKALEYWIKKNTKGNAEVTKVSEFIHFACTSEDINNLSHALMCKGAREQAMLPSLDKVIARLKELAHVNAEVPMMSRTHGQPATPTTLGKEMANVAYRLERARARIAAVELLGKINGAVGNYNAHLIAYPGYDWEGFAKRFVESLGLTFNPYTIQIEPHDALAELFDAFARANSILIDLDRDIWGYISLGFFKQKVKAGEIGSSTMPHKVNPIDFENSEGNLGLANAVLKHLAEKLPISRWQRDLTDSTVLRNMGVGLGYTLLAYDSLLKGMGKLEVNADNMKADLDANWELLAEPIQTVMRRYAVPNAYEKLKELTRGTRVSREGMQAFVSTLEIPEAAKAELLKLTPWDYTGKAAELARRI; translated from the coding sequence ATGACCTTCAATCCCCTGGTTGCCCTTTCCCCGCTCGACGGCCGCTATGCCGGCAAGGTTGACGCCCTGCGCGAGCATTTTTCCGAATTCGGACTGATCAAGGCGCGTCTCAAGGTCGAGATCGAGTGGCTCAAGGCGCTGGCCGCTGAGCCGCACTTTTCGGAAATTGCCGCTTTTTCCCCGTCGACCGTGGCAGAGCTCGACGCGCTGGTTGCCAACTTCACGGTTGAGCAGGCGGCTGAAGTGAAGGCCGAGGAAGCCGTCACCAACCACGACGTCAAGGCGCTCGAATACTGGATCAAGAAGAACACCAAGGGCAACGCCGAGGTGACCAAGGTCAGCGAGTTCATCCACTTCGCCTGCACTTCCGAAGACATCAACAACCTGTCGCACGCGCTGATGTGCAAAGGCGCCCGCGAACAGGCCATGCTGCCATCGCTCGACAAGGTCATCGCCCGCCTCAAGGAGCTGGCCCACGTCAACGCCGAAGTGCCGATGATGAGCCGCACGCACGGCCAGCCGGCAACGCCGACGACGCTCGGCAAGGAAATGGCCAACGTCGCCTACCGTCTGGAGCGCGCCCGTGCCCGCATCGCCGCAGTCGAACTGCTCGGCAAGATCAACGGTGCGGTCGGCAACTACAACGCCCACCTGATCGCCTACCCAGGCTACGACTGGGAAGGCTTCGCCAAGCGTTTCGTCGAGTCGCTCGGCCTGACCTTCAACCCCTACACCATCCAGATCGAGCCGCACGACGCGCTGGCCGAGCTGTTCGACGCCTTCGCCCGCGCCAACAGCATCCTGATCGACCTCGACCGCGACATCTGGGGCTACATCTCGCTCGGCTTCTTCAAGCAGAAGGTCAAGGCCGGCGAAATCGGCTCGTCCACCATGCCGCACAAGGTCAATCCGATCGACTTCGAAAACTCCGAAGGCAATCTCGGCCTGGCCAATGCCGTCCTCAAGCACCTCGCCGAAAAGTTGCCGATTTCGCGCTGGCAGCGTGACCTGACCGATTCGACGGTGCTCCGCAACATGGGTGTCGGCCTCGGCTACACGCTGCTCGCCTACGATTCGCTGCTCAAGGGCATGGGCAAGCTCGAAGTCAATGCCGATAACATGAAGGCCGACCTCGACGCCAACTGGGAACTGCTCGCCGAGCCGATCCAGACCGTCATGCGCCGCTACGCCGTGCCGAATGCCTACGAAAAGCTCAAGGAACTGACCCGCGGCACCCGCGTTTCGCGCGAAGGCATGCAGGCTTTCGTGTCCACGCTGGAAATTCCGGAAGCGGCGAAGGCTGAACTGCTCAAGCTGACGCCGTGGGATTACACCGGCAAGGCGGCCGAACTGGCGCGTCGTATCTGA
- a CDS encoding c-type cytochrome: MKSKLLLALLTVTLAGTAAAQVKVEDAIKFRQSGYAFMAWNMQRIKMNVEGTYNKEEVIKAANAIQAIANSGMGALYVPGSDKGKGWEDTRAKPGIFTDKEKVGKVATVFNKEANEMAKVAATGDAAAVGAQLGKLSDSCKGCHEDFKAKK, translated from the coding sequence ATGAAATCCAAGCTTCTGCTCGCCCTGTTGACCGTCACCCTGGCTGGCACTGCCGCTGCTCAGGTCAAGGTTGAAGACGCCATCAAGTTCCGCCAGTCCGGTTATGCTTTCATGGCCTGGAACATGCAGCGCATCAAGATGAACGTCGAAGGTACCTACAACAAGGAAGAAGTGATCAAGGCGGCCAACGCCATCCAGGCCATTGCCAATTCCGGCATGGGCGCGCTCTATGTGCCGGGTAGCGACAAGGGCAAGGGCTGGGAAGATACCCGCGCCAAGCCGGGCATCTTTACCGACAAGGAAAAGGTCGGCAAGGTTGCCACCGTCTTCAACAAGGAAGCCAACGAAATGGCCAAGGTCGCTGCCACTGGCGACGCCGCTGCTGTCGGCGCCCAACTGGGCAAGCTGAGCGACTCCTGCAAGGGTTGCCACGAAGACTTCAAGGCCAAGAAATAA
- the fliD gene encoding flagellar filament capping protein FliD, with protein MSASNVTNANIKLALSSLGRSSDQTSTGGTGQRMDSVQGVSFSDIALRVASLQEQTLGALMNSSSTAGLANDSGGLNALLASLNSPVTTVASSSAGGSINSLSATGRVSALSAPEAAYQLMTFINKQELAYQSQFSELSQMQSALSEMQQNAQNLDGIGTSTDNENIKSQLQKFASQYNDWVKRFDADMQTDGILAGTQAAQVSRYELEQSVSTVLNGRNGVRGLSDMGLTIDPGSKLVVLDTARLDSALASNKTGVVNTLHEFSANFAKSAEMLNSDGNFIKNRLDNLSRAINFISENKPALQSEFGLGDTPQSSSPITQAAAAYKLLYGV; from the coding sequence ATGTCAGCCAGCAATGTAACGAATGCAAATATCAAGCTTGCGCTTTCCAGTCTGGGTCGCAGTAGCGATCAAACGTCCACAGGCGGGACCGGGCAGCGTATGGATTCGGTGCAGGGCGTCTCTTTTTCGGATATTGCGCTGCGTGTTGCCAGTCTCCAGGAGCAAACGCTTGGCGCGCTGATGAATTCATCCTCGACGGCTGGGCTGGCCAACGATTCAGGCGGTCTGAACGCGCTGCTGGCTTCGCTGAATTCGCCGGTGACTACGGTAGCGTCGTCGAGCGCTGGCGGCTCAATCAACAGTTTGTCGGCGACGGGCCGCGTTAGCGCGCTTTCCGCACCCGAAGCGGCTTACCAGTTGATGACCTTTATCAACAAACAGGAGCTTGCCTACCAATCGCAGTTTTCTGAATTGAGCCAGATGCAGTCTGCCCTTTCCGAGATGCAGCAGAATGCCCAGAACCTCGACGGCATCGGTACATCAACCGATAACGAAAATATCAAATCGCAGCTGCAGAAATTCGCAAGCCAGTACAACGACTGGGTCAAGCGCTTCGATGCGGACATGCAGACTGACGGGATTCTGGCCGGCACCCAGGCCGCGCAGGTGTCCCGCTATGAGTTGGAGCAAAGTGTTTCGACTGTTTTAAATGGTCGGAATGGCGTACGTGGCTTGAGCGACATGGGCCTCACCATTGACCCCGGCAGCAAACTGGTGGTGCTCGATACAGCCCGTCTGGACTCTGCGCTGGCCAGCAACAAGACCGGGGTCGTGAATACCCTGCACGAGTTCAGTGCGAATTTCGCCAAATCGGCGGAAATGCTGAATTCTGACGGCAACTTCATCAAGAACCGGCTGGATAACTTGAGCCGTGCGATTAACTTCATCAGCGAAAACAAACCCGCCCTGCAGAGCGAATTCGGGCTAGGTGACACGCCTCAGTCCTCCAGCCCGATTACGCAGGCCGCCGCAGCCTACAAGCTGCTTTACGGAGTTTAG
- a CDS encoding HD-GYP domain-containing protein, protein MKPFPDNVPMDKVALSLATALGARDLHTRAHSDRVVHLSTELGQYIELSDDELEMLALGAQFHDLGKIGIPDKVLRKPAAFEEDEWVCMKQHAVIGEQIILAINGENSPGIARTVRHHHEHFDGSGYPDGLRGTDIPLYSRIISLADSYDAMIETRAYHKARQHKEVMAILDSEAGSKHDPDLLHAFCLTIEKSSMRGTDA, encoded by the coding sequence GTGAAACCCTTCCCAGATAACGTACCGATGGATAAAGTCGCGCTCTCCCTTGCCACTGCCTTGGGAGCACGTGATCTCCACACCCGCGCGCACTCCGACCGGGTCGTCCACCTCTCCACCGAACTGGGGCAGTACATCGAACTTTCCGACGACGAACTTGAAATGCTGGCTTTGGGAGCCCAATTCCACGACTTGGGGAAAATCGGCATTCCGGACAAGGTGCTACGCAAACCGGCCGCCTTCGAAGAAGACGAATGGGTGTGCATGAAACAGCACGCGGTGATCGGCGAACAGATCATTCTCGCCATCAATGGCGAAAATTCGCCGGGCATTGCCCGCACGGTGCGCCATCATCATGAGCACTTCGACGGCTCAGGCTATCCGGACGGGCTGCGCGGCACGGATATTCCGCTCTATTCTCGAATCATTTCTCTAGCCGACAGCTACGACGCGATGATCGAAACCCGGGCCTACCACAAGGCACGACAGCACAAGGAAGTCATGGCCATCCTGGACAGCGAGGCCGGGAGCAAGCACGACCCCGATCTGCTGCATGCCTTCTGTCTGACCATTGAAAAATCGTCCATGCGTGGCACCGACGCCTGA
- a CDS encoding DUF2322 family protein, producing the protein MSFAENLKKLPGISHLAAINLLDAEGNVVASIENKAGSQGSLAVYNHLAQTYGSINVEAAKKGMEIFAEHSEDERANPGKHPNIARLIAIEQGAPTLRVKHAFAV; encoded by the coding sequence ATGTCTTTTGCTGAAAACCTGAAAAAACTGCCGGGCATCTCGCACCTGGCTGCCATCAACCTGCTCGACGCCGAGGGCAATGTGGTCGCCAGCATTGAAAACAAGGCGGGCAGCCAGGGTTCGCTGGCGGTGTATAACCATCTGGCGCAGACCTACGGGTCGATCAACGTCGAGGCCGCCAAAAAGGGCATGGAAATCTTTGCCGAGCACAGCGAAGACGAGCGCGCCAATCCGGGCAAACACCCGAACATTGCCCGCCTCATCGCCATCGAGCAGGGGGCGCCGACGCTGCGCGTCAAGCACGCTTTCGCTGTCTGA
- a CDS encoding zinc ribbon domain-containing protein, whose protein sequence is MKCSKCGQEVPADAIYCPHCTGERKTSDRDVIRGGIRGGLIGLFLGLLPAAWLLFDFGAERGIKAIAFILPAVTFTTGLIIGLVKAKREWK, encoded by the coding sequence ATGAAATGCAGCAAATGCGGGCAGGAAGTGCCGGCCGACGCCATCTACTGTCCGCATTGCACCGGTGAGCGCAAAACCTCGGATCGCGACGTGATCCGGGGGGGCATCCGGGGTGGGCTGATCGGCCTGTTTCTCGGTCTGCTGCCGGCCGCCTGGCTGCTCTTTGATTTTGGCGCCGAGCGCGGCATCAAGGCCATTGCCTTCATCTTGCCGGCCGTCACCTTTACCACCGGGCTGATCATCGGCCTGGTCAAAGCCAAACGGGAATGGAAATAA